The segment GGCCGATAGGTCTCGGTGACCTCTGCGATAACATCATCTTCGTCAACAATAGCTGCACTCAGGTTCCATGCTGTGCCTTCTATACCAAGAACTGTGGTCAATAGGTAATTCTCCTTGAAAAGTAATGTCGCTTTTTTGTGTGTATTAACTTTGCTTCCTTACATATAACTTACCAGTTGAGAAACGTTTTAGTAGTTAGCAAGCCAATCCACCATCATGGAAGAGAAGACAAGAGCAGAGCGCAAAAATGAAAACAGACCGGAAATAACAACCGAGGAACTGCTTCATAACATCGGCAAGCCAAATCTTGGAAGCCACGTACCCCCATCACTGAGCGAGGAGCTTCCTGCTATGGATGGAATTGAGTTCATGCCTCACAAGACAGCAGGATTACAGTCACCTGCAGACATGTGGATCGACAGGCCAAGGATGACCGAGAACCTTCACAAAAAGGCTGTTGTTGAAAAGATCCTGAAAGGCAGGACACTTTAAGGTCTGATTTTTTAAAAAGATGATTTGAACAAAAGATCATCTATTACATCCCCGGAACTTTTCCAATTGGAAGAGACTTATTCTGTCTGAATCCAATGAGAAACTGGCATAGGGACCAGTTTTCTTCTTTTTATTTTTGTCTTTTACTTTACGTTTTGCTTTTGCCACAAAACATTCCCGATTTTACATCATCAATTCATTGACATGATAACTGCACAAAAAAATAGCACTATGTTAAAATAACATTGTGAAGTTAGTTATTGTAGCAAATTTGATTTTCAACATCATGAAGCGGTGGTCTTAGAAATGTGAGACGTCTTGGCTTCCTGTCAAAGTCAAATTATATCATTCGTTTCACACTTAGGTAATTTTGTAGAAAGTGAGATGGTGTAATTGATGAAGTCCAGAATCAGAACAACATTGACAGCAGGGATCTTCATAATATCAAGTATAGTTGTGATCAACGTACTTCTGGTAAACAACCCTGTTGTCATACAAATTGAAGGCGATGCTTTCAAGATAATAGATATTCCCTACAAATATACGGTTAATGAAGCATACATGCTACTGTTCTCTGCCTTCCTCTGTGGATTTAGTCTTGCCCTAGTACTCCTTGATATTGGTGTATTTCAAACCGATCCGCAGGAGAAGAAAACCATGAAGGAAAGGTCAATGGAGGATACAGCATTGAAGGACAGAACATTGGAGAACTTTCAAGAACCAGAAAAAAGGGACATCTCGGGCATCATATTGAAAGCCCTTACCGGCGATGAAAAGAAGACCGTTGAAATTATCCTGAATAACGAAGGCCGTATCCTTCAGAATGAACTTGTGAACTCTCTTGATTTTTCAAAGGCCAAAGTGTCAAGGATACTCATCAATCTTGAAAAGCGTGGAATTATCAGGAAAAGTAAGTATGGACTTACCAATTGCATCTCACTTGCTGATGATATAAGGGGTGAAACGAAATGAGAAAAGAATTTCTGATCATTGCATTGGTCATTTTCATACTGATTTTTGCAGGGATCTTTCTGCATAAAGGGGATCGCGATGATGTCAGTATTATTGCTTTGAACGCTCCCCCTACAGTGGGTTTGAATGTGGTAAATCAGTTAGAGATTGTTATCCAGAACAATGAAAGCCACATAGTCAATGTCAATCTCGATGTGAAAAATGCTTTTGTTGATGAGAACGGAAAAGGTCTTTCGACCTCGAGAATAATCATATCCAGCATACCTGGTGAAAACCAGAATCTCTATGACCAGGGCGCCATATCCGGAAAAGTACCACTGGTTCCGGGAGAAAACAGAATACAGGTACGTGTTGGATACGAAGCGACCGGAACTTACGATGTTGAAGTTAAACTTTACCAGAATGAGCAGGTTGTTGATGAGAAAGCAACATCAATTAAGGTCCTGCCACCAGAATTGTCGGTGGAGCTGGAGTATACTGAAAAGAGATCAGATGATGTGCTGGCCTATATGATAGATGGATACATCCGAAATGAAGGTCCGGGTAGAGCAGAAGATGTCAGTGCAACTATTGTTATATCTGATCTGGAATCCGGAGAAGTCCTATCCTCGGAAAACTATCAGTATGATGTAGGAGGCAATACGAAAACCTTGTTGAGGGAATGGAGAGACCTTCCGGCAGCGGTTATTGAGCTATCTCCGGAAGGAGTCTCCGAGGAATTGTACAGACCACTGGAAAGTGTTGTTAAGGGGAAAACAGGAGAAACATATCTTGTAACTGTGGAAATCAAATGGAATGACAAATTTGATTCAACAGAATTGATCATTCCGGGTAGTAATGAGCAAACGGGGGGCTTGTTATGAGAAGATCGTCAGGATATTTATTTGATCATGTATTGAACTGCAAAAAAATAATACACATTTGTCTGTTGGTCATTGTGGTAACCGGATCCACTCTCGGTTGTATTGATGCGGACAAGGCCCAGGAAAAAAATCTTACCCTTGAGGACATTAAAAGTGAGAACGAATCGATCCGTCAGGATGCGATCGGGAATCTAGGAAACATTGGTGATGAGCAATCCACGGATATTCTGATAGGAATATTGCTGGACACGAATGAATCTGACGAGATTCGCATCAGTGCAGTGAAAGCCCTTGAAGAAACAGGAGATGGAAAAGCGATATCACCACTTATATCCGTTCTGGAAGAGAATGATCCGTCACTGTTGATAGAAATATCTGAAACCCTTGTCCAATTTGGCGATCCTGCAACAGAAATGCTCATATCCACATTTGCTGATAACGGCAAACCCGAATTCAGGACAAATCTGATGTATGTACTTTGCATGATCGCAGACGAGGACATTGATTATTTCATTGAAAAGCTGAATGATGACGATATAAATACTCGGAGAAATACTGCATTCGTTCTTGCCGAGCTGGGAGATGAAAGAACATTGGATGCTCTGATAGTTGCGCTTGAGGATGATGACTGGATTGTCAGGAGACAGGCAGCCAGAGGTCTCGGGAACATTGGGCACAAAAAAGCCGTTGCTCCCCTTATCCAGGCCATGGGCAATACAAGTGAAGCCCGGGAAATTCGCAGTAATGCTGCAATTGCTCTTGGCCAGATCGGAGACGATGAGGCAGTGGAGCCCCTTATACAGGCATTAGAGGATGATGATTGGCTACTCCCAAGAAGTGCGGCAACCGCTCTTGGAGAGATCGGTGATACTAAAGCTGTACCCGAGCTTACTGCCGCATTAAAAAGAGACGAAGATCTCACTGTACTCAATGCCGCTATGGCTCTTGAAAAGCTGGATGGCAGTGGAGTCGACAAATTAATTGATCTATTGGACGATGATGACAAAGATGTTCAGAAAAATGCAGCATATGCTCTGGCCGGTATCGGTGGTGAAAAAGCAATAGGTCCACTAATAGATCTGCTGGAAGATGCTAACGAGCATGAAGATGCAAGGGCAGCTGCAGCAAGTTCATTGGGAACAATAGGTGATACGGACGCTGTCCTGCCACTTATCCGGGTACTCGAGGATGAAACTGAACCCACCGCTGTCAGGAAATCAACAATAAGTGCATTAAGACGGATCGGAGACGAAAGAGCAACGAAACCGATAATTGAGGGTCTGAAAGATGATGACCCGCAAATCCGGGAAGCTGCAGCATTCGCTCTCGGAGAGATGGGGGATGAGAGTGCACTGGATGCACTTATCCTGTCACTGGAAGATGAGAACTGGAGGGTGAGGATATCCGCAATAAAAGCTCTTCAGAACTTTGATGACGACAAGACCTTACTTCCAATTAGCGATCTGCTGGAAGATGATTATTGGGCCGTCAGAAAGACAGCATCCCAAACACTTAGCACAATTGGAAGTCAGCAGGCAATACCTCCACTCATTGAAGCGATTGGTGTAGAAAAGGAGAAAGATGTAAAGACTGCCATGGTGAGGAGCCTTGGGGACATTGACGATGGATCATCAATAGATCTGTTCATCCAGCTATTGCAGGACAAGTCTGAATTCCGGAGTGTCCGGGAAGCTGCAGTCATAGCCATTGGAAAACCCGGGAATGAACAGGCGTTAGATCCTTTAATTCAGTTAATGCTGGACGAAACGGAAGCAATTGAACTGAGGTTAGAAGCTGCAAATTCGCTAGGTAGGATCGGAAGTCATGATGCTATCGACCCACTTTCCCGGATATCTCAGGACCCGGGAGAGCATTATGACTTAAGAACCGCTGCGCAAGAAGCCATTGCGAATATAGGAAGTGTTCCATAAGCAACGCTTGTAAATTATTAAAAAAACAGGAATGTTCTTAGTTGTGTTTGGATCGGGCAGAATTCAAAAGCAACTAAGAACAAGCACTTTTTTAAACAAAATGACAAAAGGTGAATGGATTAGATAATATCCATCTCACTCAGCCTGTTCGGAAGATACGTATCCGTCACGAAATCCAGACCTTTTCCTGCAAAGGCCTGTTGTTCGGCCTTTTTCTTAATATTAAGCTGCAGGCTTATCTGTTCTTTCCAGTAGTCGCTTGCAAACCTCGGGTCTGTCATCTCACTTCGCAATGCATCGATATCCTTGTCGGTGAGCTTGTCAGTGGAAAGCTCGTATTCCACGATATCGGATGGCTGCACGCCAATGAACTTGGCTGCAGGTGTTGCCATGAACTCCGAAAGGTGAGCACTCTTGATAGCACCGTAAGCGACCGATGCAAAGATCCTGTAGGACCACGGGTCACCATCAGTAAAGACCACTACTGGTATACCGAGCTCTTCGTTCATCCTCTTGATGAGACGGCGTGTTGACCTGGCGGGCTGACCCTTAAGGTGCACAAGGATGGCATTATACTTCTCATCAAAGCCATTCTCGATAAGTCTCGCGTACATACCACCAGTCTCTATGGCAATGATGAACTTGGCATCATGGTCAAGGAACTCTATGTTCTCAACGTTGAACGGGATCTGGTAACCGCTCTCACCGATATCCTCCTGACAGTGTATTACACGTGCACCACGTTTTGTTTCCTCGCGTATCCTGATCGGACCGAACATTGTAGCACCGTCCTCTTCCGGACGCATGTGGAAATATTCCCTCTGGAGTGCTGTTATGATCTCAAGGTCTTCGATCAGCCTGTTACTCTCGGCCTGCTCACGGAACTTGGCGATATCCCAGTTCTCGGAGATGTAATACAACTCCCTCAAGGTCGAACCACGATCCTGTGCCAGGTGGTTCTTTACAAGGAAATCCACCGAATGTACAGTCTTTAGCAACTGGAAAGCACCCTTGACGGTCTTGGCGGTCCTCTGAGTCTCACGGTCACCATAGACCCAGACATCACTGTCCTCGCTGTACTCTATATTGTTCTTGGTACGGCTTGAAATGCTGACATTCGGGACGACCTCGTCCACGAACTGGTCGTAAAGGCTCTCTGTCAGGCCTAGCAAGCGGTTCTTTGCCAGCAGATCATGCTGTTTCTTCTGTTGTGAATATCTTGACTCTACATCATCTGCCATTTCAGATCACCCCTTTGATAGCCTTTGCACCGGTGACAAGTTCTTCCTCAATACCCTCAACGATCAGTTGCGGAAGCCTTGAAATATCGGATTCGGTAACTGTTTCCAGCTTGTAGGTCACCGCCTTGGAAGCATCAGGAGAAAGTTTCAGGTTCCAGACATAATCATAATCGCTTCCCATCGAGATTATCTTTGGCTCAGGTACAACGTCCTGAATCTCATACGGAAGCATGTCATGCAGCTTGAAATCAGCAAGTTTGCTGCCATGGTTCTTCACGGTCACTGATACATTGGCACCACCATTTCCGTCCAGCTCGACCTTACGCATCACAAGAAGGTTACCCATGACCTTTGCCACCACAGGGTTGATGTCGGGAACATCTCTCTCAAGGGTGTCAGCAAGTTTTTGTGCCATCTTCGGCAGCACTTTGGTAATAATGACCTCTTTCTCACGCCTTTTCTTCAGTGTACCCTGACGTTTCAGGTAGCGATTCAGCTTCCTTGAAACTTCCTTGATGGCAAGCTCAACCTCATCCCTTATCTCAGGGATCTCCGCAATGGCATCCTTGGACTCGGAAGTGAAAGGAACGTTGGTGGATGCAACATGGATAAGGATCACCACAGGACCAGTGGGCATGCCACCTCCCGGCTGGTTCAGTCCGTACTGTTTCCACTTGATACCCTCTACCGCATGGGTTGTCACGCAACCGCCCTGCTGGTAAAGCAGTGGAACACGGTTTGCAAATCTCATTATATCCACCCGGTCATCCTTCTGGAGGTCACCGCCGTATGCAATACCAACTTCCACGACGAAAGGATTTCCTGAGAAAACAGAAGCCGACCTTGTGGTGGTTGCAATGAAATCAACACTGAACTCCTTCTCAAGACCCTTATAGATCAGTTCTTCACCGATGGGAGAAAGACAATCGGTAGGAGGGGACATGATCTTTACTTTCTTGAATGCGTCAAGGAGTTTCTTTGACATATCCCTTGAGATCTCCGACGGAGGCATCTCAGGGTCGAGCCCTGCTGCCTTGCAGATCTCCTCGGCGGTCAGCAGGCCGATCTTGGAGAAAGAATAACGTAAGAACGGTGCAAGCTTCTGGCGCTCTGTGTAGCGAAGCATCTTCATGAGCGTACCGAGCTCAATGCCGTGAGGATGTGGCAGGATCTCCTTTGCAGGCACAGGAAGCTTGTCCGTGGCCCTTTCAAAGATGACCTCATTACCGTCCGGCTCGATAAGTGTGACCCTTGCATGAGGATTAACGATGGCAGTTGCTTTCAGGTACTCGTAGATAGACTGCCTGCGACCCTTTACATAGGAAGCTTCCATCTCCATCTCCACACGAGTACCATGGGGACGGTCCCAGTCAATTACCTCATCAAGAAGGATCTCCGGGTCATTGGTACTGGTATTGATCATAAGCTCATAGTGGTGAGCAGGGGAGCCACTGCCGATCTTGGAGATGATCTTTGTGGGGTGGCCTGCTGTGAGCTGGGCGTAAAGGACAGAAGCAGATATTCCGATACCCTGCTGTCCACGGCTCTGTTTCAGTGCATGGAAACGTGAACCGTAAAGCAATTTTGCAAATACCTTGGGGATCTGCTCCTTTATGATACCGGGACCATTGTCTTCGATTATCACCGAGACATTGTCCTTTCCCACACGCTCGATATGAAGAAGGATATCCGGTAGGATCTCCGCCTCCTCACATGCATCAAGGGAATTGTCCACTGCTTCCTTTACGGTAGTGATAAGACTGCGTGGTGCCGAATCAAAACCAAGGATCTGCCTGTTCTTCTCAAAGAATTCCGCAACGCTTATCGCCTGTTGCTTTTTTGCAAGTTCTTCTGCAATTGGGGCTGCCATAGAATATTCATCCTGCTCTGTAAAAACTGATAGGAATAACAACTGTACAATTCCTGATTATTTCAGGACCTATTGACTGTAATCACTAAAAAATGGGATACAAGATATTTATTAGTTTTCAGCATCACAGGTTTCAGAGTGACTGAAAAGAAGGAAATGATACTAAGATTAAACCAAAAAAGTGACCAACGCAAAACTGCATCAAATGCAGATACTACATCGGTCTAAAACGATAAAATTTAATTTTCGGGGCTGAGAGTGGCATTCACCAATATCTTCATTCCAGAGTTCCGGATTGCTGCTGATGAAATCTTCCATCATAGACACACATTCATCGAGATCAAGGTCTACCACATCAACACCGTGGGATTCCATGAACTCCTTTGCACCCGGAAAGGTCCTTGACTCGCCAACAATGACCTTTTTGATCCCAAATTGTACAACCGCGCCAGCACAAAGATAGCATGGCATCAAAGTGGAATAGAGAATAGAGCCCCGATAATTCCCGATCCGCCCAGCGTCCCTGAGGCATGAGATCTCAGCGTGTGCCATGGGATCATCCTCCTGTACACGTAAATTATGACCCCTGCCAATAATAGTATCATCCCTAACGAGAACTGAACCGATGGGAATTCCACCATCATTGCTTCCGGTTCTTGCTTCGTCTATTGCTGCTTGCATGAATTTGTCCATTAACACACTTCCTAAATATTAAAATATGTTAATGGTAGAAATAAACATCGAATTTAGATCGATCCTATTCAGGAATCTATAATTATTTAGCAGGATCAGGCACATCAAGCCTGTAAACCCGGTCATTCTCACGTACCTTGCCCTCAACAGCAAGACCGACCTCTTCACCTGGTTCAGCCCGCTGAACAGACCCATCATCATTCCGGATCTCGACCACTTTCTGCTCAAGGTATGTATTCTTACCTTCGATGATGATCTCATCGCCAACCTCAATTCCGGATTCCAGAAGCTTTACCTCTGCAGCACTCTGCTTACGATAATAGTTGGTCACAACACCTACAGCCTGCCTCTTTACAACAGAGATGTTCATATCCTGCTCGATGTACATACCATCAGGACCAGGGACACCGAAATAGAAACCAGTGGAAAAACCACGATTGAAAACCGATGCCATTTCTTCCTTCCAGCCAGCAGCCTTCTCCTTAGTGTAAGTACCCTCCCCATAAGCATCAAGTGCTTCGCGGTAACACCGGGAAACCGTTGAAGTATACCTTGTATCCCTCAAGCGACCCTCAACCTTAAAAGCATCCACACCTGCATCGATAAGCTCAGGTATGTGTTCGATCATGCAAAGATCCCTTGCGCTGAGCAGGTACTTGCCTTCAAGATCGACCTCACTTCCGTCCTCGCCGACCAGTTTCCAGCCCCAGCGACATGGCTGTGAGCATTCCCCGCAATTGCCGGACTTGCCAAGGACATAGGCTGAGAGATAACACCTGCCGGATATTGCCTGGCACATAGCACCGTGAATGAAGACCTCCAGTTCGGTGTCGGTGTTCTTTCGGATCTCCTTGATCTGCTCAAGGCTGAGCTCCCTTGCAAGCACAACGCGGGAAGCCCCGAGGGATGCGTAGAAATTGACCGTCTGCCAATTGGACACATTCGCCTGTGTGGAAATGTGGACACGCAGACCTGCATCCACCGCTTTTGTGATCACAGCAGGGTCCCAGGCAATGACAGCATCAACATCAGATGATGCCACCACGTCGATCACTTCATCAAGTTCAGGAAGGTCATCGGGATAGATCACTGTGTTCAGTGCAAGGTAAGCATTCATTCCCTGCTCCTTGATATCGGAAACAAATGAGTTCAGGTCATCAAGAGTAATATCGCAGGCCCTTGCCCTGAGGCTGAACCTGTCCACGGAAAAATAAACGCCATCAGCATGATCCTTGCATGCCGAAAGAGCTGCACGGTTCTTCACACCCATCATAAGTTCCGGGATCTTGCCGGATTTTACAGGCTGGTCCATGAGGATAGCATCGTAAGTGATTGTTTAAATCAGTTATTGTCAGGGACAAACAATCATATAGATAGAAAAAGAAGGGGGATCAGTCCACCGGTGCATAAATCTCGGTAAGAATTTCCTCTGGAGGAACTTCCATAGGATCGTTCAGGTAGATCTCCCTTGTTGGTCCTGTAATTGTTAGTCCTTTTTCCTCGATCCAGGCAAAGAATTCTCTATAGGTTTGTGTACTATCTTCATAAGGACCCTTGTGGATGGTCTTTGCCATCTTTCCGCCGGGAAGTTCGTAGCATTTTATCGTGTCAGTCCCATCTACCTCATTTGCTATCGGGACAGCGACCTCTACATCAGCATTCTCTTCACGATAGGCCCTCATGGCCTCTTCCTCACCTATTTCATGACAGATGAATGTCGGACCACCTGTGATCTCAAGACCATTATCAAATGCATAATGGTAAAGTTCAGGAAGCATCTCTGAGATCAGCCCATACTTTCCGGTCTTCCTCATTCCAATAACAATCTGTGGCTCCACTTCAACAATATCTATATCAGACATTACAATACCCCGAAAAGGAAATTGTGTTGAAGCTATATATAGGCAACCAGATCTGATTCGTAAGAACTTTTCCGGCTCACTCCTCGATGAATGGAAGGGATACCCTGATAATGATCACGGATACCAGACCCCAGGCAAATGGGAGCCAGAGAGGAATGTTCATGAACAGAGGAGCAGAGTAGGTCCAGACACCAAGATGAGTGCCTATGAACTCGGCGGTGCATCCAAGAATAATGCCTGAGACATAGATGATGTTGTCACCTTTTGCAGACCACTTGAACTGTCTTGCACCATAAATAAGGATCATCAGGAAGGTCAGTAGAATGTTGTTCTGCCAGAACATCACTGCAAGCAATAATGCAATGGCAAAGATCAATAGCTCCCTTAATATATCATAATTCACGACGTTTTTCATTCTCTGCTTAAAGTAAGTCTTTATATAAGTAATATATGAAAACAAGTACAACCAACTGCATAAATATCTAATATCATCGCAGAATAAATTTTAAAATGGAAAAAGTATATCTTTGATCGTGGTAATATATAAATATTGAAATACTGAGAATAAGGATTTCAACATTTAAATTACGTATATCCAGATATGTTCGGAATGGTGGGGAACATGACCTATATTGAGGATATCGGACTTAATGACAGTGCAAAAGCTCATGCAGAAACTTACCTGCAAAATGTAGAGATCACGGAACAGTACAGAGCACAGCTTTTCCAGTGGGTTGGGACCTATCTTGATGAAAGCACCCTGGAAAACATTATTGCCTACAAGAAGTCCTCACACTGGGACCATCCCTTTGAATCGATCAGATCAGAAGCTGAAAAGGACCTTGAACTGACAACACTATACGCATCCAGGGGAGAACAGTACGACATCGACCTGATGGTCTTTGAAGGAAATCTGCTGATACTTTTTAATGAAGTGCTTTCAAAAGCAAAAGAACATCTTGAAAAGAAGGTAGTAGCACACTAAAAATGAGAAATAGGGATTGTGGTCAGAAAAACAGTTTCAGACCTTAACCCTCTGGCTGCTGGAACTTCTCTTGTAGTTTCCAAACTCTGAATCCAGCAACAAAGAACCGTTCAGCACAGGACCATCCTTGCAGACCCTCAGGCCTTCATGATCCATACAGCAGGCACCGCACACACCAATTGCGCATTTGAAATACCTGTGGAGACTGAACTCCGCACGGTCATGTGCACCTTTTTCTTCCAGCATCTTGAGAACATTGAACATCATGATCTCAGGGCCACATACGCATATGCGGTCGTATTCGGAAACATCCATTTCTGCCAGTACAGTTGTGACAAAACCACAGGTTCCGGCAGAACCGTCGTCTGTTGTCACATGAACGTCACCTGCCTCTGAGAACCTCTGCTCAAAAACAAGCTCCGATTCAGTCCTAGCCCCGAGTATCGTGGTAACTTTCGCACCTACGGAAGCAGCCTCATCAGCAAGCGGACCAAGCGGGGCAACACCCACACCGCCGGCGATGATCAGTATGTTCTCATCCTTTGCAGGCAATGTGAAACCTTTTCCGAAAGGACCACGAAGACCGACAGAATCGCCTTCTTTCATCTCAAAGAGACGTGATGTAGCATCACCTACTTTCTGTACGGTGATACCGTTCTTGAAGGAGCATCCCATTGGGACCTCGTCCACGCCACGTACCCATACCATCACGAACTGACCTGGCTGGGCATCATCGAGGGACGTGTCAAAACGGAATGTCCTGATAGAAGGAGTTTCCTCTACGATCTGTGTTATTTTAGAATT is part of the Methanococcoides methylutens MM1 genome and harbors:
- a CDS encoding GyrI-like domain-containing protein, translated to MSDIDIVEVEPQIVIGMRKTGKYGLISEMLPELYHYAFDNGLEITGGPTFICHEIGEEEAMRAYREENADVEVAVPIANEVDGTDTIKCYELPGGKMAKTIHKGPYEDSTQTYREFFAWIEEKGLTITGPTREIYLNDPMEVPPEEILTEIYAPVD
- a CDS encoding peptidase U32 family protein translates to MDQPVKSGKIPELMMGVKNRAALSACKDHADGVYFSVDRFSLRARACDITLDDLNSFVSDIKEQGMNAYLALNTVIYPDDLPELDEVIDVVASSDVDAVIAWDPAVITKAVDAGLRVHISTQANVSNWQTVNFYASLGASRVVLARELSLEQIKEIRKNTDTELEVFIHGAMCQAISGRCYLSAYVLGKSGNCGECSQPCRWGWKLVGEDGSEVDLEGKYLLSARDLCMIEHIPELIDAGVDAFKVEGRLRDTRYTSTVSRCYREALDAYGEGTYTKEKAAGWKEEMASVFNRGFSTGFYFGVPGPDGMYIEQDMNISVVKRQAVGVVTNYYRKQSAAEVKLLESGIEVGDEIIIEGKNTYLEQKVVEIRNDDGSVQRAEPGEEVGLAVEGKVRENDRVYRLDVPDPAK
- a CDS encoding HEAT repeat domain-containing protein, coding for MVTGSTLGCIDADKAQEKNLTLEDIKSENESIRQDAIGNLGNIGDEQSTDILIGILLDTNESDEIRISAVKALEETGDGKAISPLISVLEENDPSLLIEISETLVQFGDPATEMLISTFADNGKPEFRTNLMYVLCMIADEDIDYFIEKLNDDDINTRRNTAFVLAELGDERTLDALIVALEDDDWIVRRQAARGLGNIGHKKAVAPLIQAMGNTSEAREIRSNAAIALGQIGDDEAVEPLIQALEDDDWLLPRSAATALGEIGDTKAVPELTAALKRDEDLTVLNAAMALEKLDGSGVDKLIDLLDDDDKDVQKNAAYALAGIGGEKAIGPLIDLLEDANEHEDARAAAASSLGTIGDTDAVLPLIRVLEDETEPTAVRKSTISALRRIGDERATKPIIEGLKDDDPQIREAAAFALGEMGDESALDALILSLEDENWRVRISAIKALQNFDDDKTLLPISDLLEDDYWAVRKTASQTLSTIGSQQAIPPLIEAIGVEKEKDVKTAMVRSLGDIDDGSSIDLFIQLLQDKSEFRSVREAAVIAIGKPGNEQALDPLIQLMLDETEAIELRLEAANSLGRIGSHDAIDPLSRISQDPGEHYDLRTAAQEAIANIGSVP
- a CDS encoding dihydroorotate dehydrogenase electron transfer subunit; this encodes MRPINSKITQIVEETPSIRTFRFDTSLDDAQPGQFVMVWVRGVDEVPMGCSFKNGITVQKVGDATSRLFEMKEGDSVGLRGPFGKGFTLPAKDENILIIAGGVGVAPLGPLADEAASVGAKVTTILGARTESELVFEQRFSEAGDVHVTTDDGSAGTCGFVTTVLAEMDVSEYDRICVCGPEIMMFNVLKMLEEKGAHDRAEFSLHRYFKCAIGVCGACCMDHEGLRVCKDGPVLNGSLLLDSEFGNYKRSSSSQRVKV
- a CDS encoding DNA topoisomerase IV subunit A, which codes for MADDVESRYSQQKKQHDLLAKNRLLGLTESLYDQFVDEVVPNVSISSRTKNNIEYSEDSDVWVYGDRETQRTAKTVKGAFQLLKTVHSVDFLVKNHLAQDRGSTLRELYYISENWDIAKFREQAESNRLIEDLEIITALQREYFHMRPEEDGATMFGPIRIREETKRGARVIHCQEDIGESGYQIPFNVENIEFLDHDAKFIIAIETGGMYARLIENGFDEKYNAILVHLKGQPARSTRRLIKRMNEELGIPVVVFTDGDPWSYRIFASVAYGAIKSAHLSEFMATPAAKFIGVQPSDIVEYELSTDKLTDKDIDALRSEMTDPRFASDYWKEQISLQLNIKKKAEQQAFAGKGLDFVTDTYLPNRLSEMDII
- a CDS encoding nucleoside deaminase; amino-acid sequence: MDKFMQAAIDEARTGSNDGGIPIGSVLVRDDTIIGRGHNLRVQEDDPMAHAEISCLRDAGRIGNYRGSILYSTLMPCYLCAGAVVQFGIKKVIVGESRTFPGAKEFMESHGVDVVDLDLDECVSMMEDFISSNPELWNEDIGECHSQPRKLNFIVLDRCSICI
- a CDS encoding DNA topoisomerase VI subunit B encodes the protein MAAPIAEELAKKQQAISVAEFFEKNRQILGFDSAPRSLITTVKEAVDNSLDACEEAEILPDILLHIERVGKDNVSVIIEDNGPGIIKEQIPKVFAKLLYGSRFHALKQSRGQQGIGISASVLYAQLTAGHPTKIISKIGSGSPAHHYELMINTSTNDPEILLDEVIDWDRPHGTRVEMEMEASYVKGRRQSIYEYLKATAIVNPHARVTLIEPDGNEVIFERATDKLPVPAKEILPHPHGIELGTLMKMLRYTERQKLAPFLRYSFSKIGLLTAEEICKAAGLDPEMPPSEISRDMSKKLLDAFKKVKIMSPPTDCLSPIGEELIYKGLEKEFSVDFIATTTRSASVFSGNPFVVEVGIAYGGDLQKDDRVDIMRFANRVPLLYQQGGCVTTHAVEGIKWKQYGLNQPGGGMPTGPVVILIHVASTNVPFTSESKDAIAEIPEIRDEVELAIKEVSRKLNRYLKRQGTLKKRREKEVIITKVLPKMAQKLADTLERDVPDINPVVAKVMGNLLVMRKVELDGNGGANVSVTVKNHGSKLADFKLHDMLPYEIQDVVPEPKIISMGSDYDYVWNLKLSPDASKAVTYKLETVTESDISRLPQLIVEGIEEELVTGAKAIKGVI
- a CDS encoding MarR family transcriptional regulator, with the protein product MKSRIRTTLTAGIFIISSIVVINVLLVNNPVVIQIEGDAFKIIDIPYKYTVNEAYMLLFSAFLCGFSLALVLLDIGVFQTDPQEKKTMKERSMEDTALKDRTLENFQEPEKRDISGIILKALTGDEKKTVEIILNNEGRILQNELVNSLDFSKAKVSRILINLEKRGIIRKSKYGLTNCISLADDIRGETK